The following proteins are co-located in the Streptomyces sp. DT2A-34 genome:
- a CDS encoding amino acid permease has protein sequence MSRLSSNHRATSRKPDDAYLRELGYEPVLTRRMGPFGNFAISFSVISVLSGCMTLYGFGLNTGGPSVMLWGWLIVGAMVMFIGAALAEVTSAYPTSGALYYQAEQLGGRKWGWYTGWLNLLGLLGAIAGIDYGAALFTGALLNLQWGFEPTPGAIMVIFLCILALHLALNLFGVRLVSILNSISVWWHLAGVTVIVGALAIVPSHHQSADFVFGEFVNNTGWSSPLYVAVLGLLLAQYTFCGYDASAHLSEETTDAQVSASRGIIHAIGWSWLAGFVLLAGLTFAIQDYAGTVGTATGVPPAQIFLDALGVAGAKALLLVVIIAQLCCGNAETAAASRMVFAFSRDGALPGSHLWRQVDRRTGTPRMAVLLAVVCAAVLALPSLYSPVAYAAITSINVVGITPAYAIPIYLRIKNRDRFRPGPWNLGNWGVAVGTIAVVWVVFVTVLFCLPQTRPADGGLVSVETFNYAPIALFVVLALAWGWWRKQGNSYEVPAQNFDRSATTYEDEVV, from the coding sequence GTGTCTCGCTTGAGTTCGAACCACCGTGCGACGTCCCGAAAGCCCGATGACGCATACCTGCGGGAGCTGGGCTACGAGCCCGTGCTGACCCGGCGCATGGGGCCGTTCGGGAACTTCGCGATCTCCTTCAGCGTCATCAGCGTCTTGTCCGGCTGCATGACCTTGTACGGCTTCGGCCTGAACACCGGCGGCCCGTCGGTGATGCTGTGGGGCTGGCTGATCGTCGGCGCCATGGTGATGTTCATCGGCGCCGCACTCGCCGAGGTGACCTCCGCCTATCCGACCTCCGGGGCCCTGTACTACCAGGCAGAGCAACTGGGCGGACGGAAATGGGGCTGGTACACAGGCTGGTTGAACCTGCTGGGCCTGCTCGGCGCCATCGCCGGCATCGACTACGGGGCCGCGCTGTTCACGGGCGCCCTGTTAAACCTGCAGTGGGGTTTCGAGCCTACGCCCGGCGCGATCATGGTGATCTTCCTGTGCATCCTTGCTCTGCACCTCGCCCTGAACCTGTTCGGGGTCCGGCTGGTCAGCATCCTCAACAGCATCAGCGTCTGGTGGCACCTCGCCGGCGTCACGGTGATCGTTGGAGCACTGGCGATCGTGCCCTCCCACCACCAGTCCGCCGACTTCGTCTTCGGCGAGTTCGTCAACAACACCGGCTGGTCCAGCCCTCTGTACGTGGCAGTGCTCGGTCTGCTGCTGGCCCAGTACACGTTCTGCGGTTACGACGCCTCCGCGCACCTGTCGGAGGAGACCACCGACGCCCAGGTGTCCGCATCCCGCGGGATCATCCACGCGATCGGGTGGTCGTGGCTAGCCGGGTTCGTCCTGCTGGCCGGGCTCACGTTCGCGATCCAGGACTACGCGGGCACCGTGGGCACGGCGACGGGGGTGCCGCCGGCGCAGATCTTCCTGGACGCGCTGGGCGTGGCGGGGGCGAAGGCGCTGCTCCTGGTGGTGATCATCGCGCAGTTGTGCTGTGGCAATGCCGAGACCGCCGCGGCCAGCCGGATGGTGTTCGCGTTCTCGCGCGACGGGGCGCTGCCGGGCTCGCACCTGTGGCGGCAGGTCGACCGCCGCACTGGAACCCCACGCATGGCCGTGCTGCTGGCGGTCGTGTGCGCCGCCGTGCTGGCCCTGCCGAGCCTGTACAGCCCGGTCGCGTACGCGGCGATCACCAGTATCAACGTGGTCGGGATCACCCCGGCGTACGCGATCCCGATCTACTTGCGCATCAAGAACCGCGATCGCTTCCGGCCCGGCCCTTGGAACCTCGGCAACTGGGGTGTGGCCGTCGGCACGATCGCCGTTGTCTGGGTGGTGTTCGTGACGGTGCTGTTCTGTCTGCCGCAGACGCGCCCCGCAGACGGCGGCCTGGTCTCCGTAGAGACCTTCAACTACGCGCCTATCGCTTTGTTCGTCGTCCTGGCCCTCGCCTGGGGGTGGTGGCGGAAGCAGGGCAACTCCTATGAAGTGCCGGCCCAGAACTTCGACCGCTCGGCGACTACCTACGAAGACGAGGTCGTCTGA
- a CDS encoding helix-turn-helix domain-containing protein has product MSENLTLGDRLRIARRTRKLSAAQLAQKVAVSPSYVQKLESGARKASPSLVLALAKALRFGPEVLTGQPYYGEPEAEDGVHAVIPELRRLLLCYDSPDDLEISPRALPVLASEVDQVAALRRDARYAPMGPLLPPIITELTHVALGGDNGDRAKAFWHLARAYRAVNSLAHKMGHHDLSNTALERVRWAADRSGDPLMQFTAGYLVAGAMLRQGAYSPARRKLLGLRTELERFQPERSFTEDALAVDGALLLKLAVLEARENNAERADDYLREAEQVAAMAGNRDSLAYEMSFGPTNIRIHEVHAMIDTGDTEQALARLVEWSPVSGSEWAPPSTTVGERSSHHFIDVASAKLAENDRDGAFADLKRARKVAPNHTRFHPSVRETTAALLRMDSHPSNELSTFGSWTGISTT; this is encoded by the coding sequence ATGAGTGAAAACCTAACGCTGGGAGACCGTCTCCGTATCGCTCGTAGGACACGGAAACTGTCTGCCGCCCAACTGGCACAGAAGGTCGCGGTCTCCCCGAGCTACGTGCAGAAGTTGGAGTCGGGCGCGCGTAAGGCTTCCCCGTCGCTGGTGCTGGCCCTCGCCAAGGCGCTGCGCTTCGGCCCCGAGGTCCTGACCGGTCAGCCGTACTACGGTGAGCCGGAGGCGGAGGACGGCGTCCACGCCGTCATACCCGAACTCCGCCGTCTCCTGCTCTGCTACGACAGCCCCGACGACTTGGAGATCTCTCCGCGGGCGCTTCCCGTGCTCGCCTCGGAAGTGGACCAGGTGGCGGCCCTACGCCGCGACGCCCGTTACGCCCCGATGGGCCCCCTGCTGCCGCCGATCATCACCGAGCTGACGCACGTGGCCCTCGGCGGCGACAACGGCGACCGCGCCAAGGCGTTCTGGCACCTGGCACGCGCCTACCGCGCCGTGAACTCCCTGGCCCACAAGATGGGCCACCACGACCTGTCGAACACGGCGCTGGAACGCGTCCGTTGGGCGGCCGACCGCTCCGGCGACCCGCTGATGCAGTTCACGGCTGGCTACCTCGTCGCGGGAGCGATGCTGCGCCAGGGAGCGTACTCGCCGGCACGCCGCAAGCTCCTCGGGCTGCGGACCGAGTTGGAGCGGTTCCAGCCGGAACGCTCCTTCACGGAGGACGCGCTTGCCGTCGACGGCGCGCTGTTGCTGAAGCTGGCCGTTCTCGAAGCCCGCGAGAACAACGCCGAACGCGCCGACGACTACCTGAGGGAGGCGGAGCAGGTCGCGGCCATGGCCGGCAATCGCGACTCCCTGGCGTACGAGATGTCGTTCGGCCCGACGAACATTCGCATTCATGAGGTGCACGCGATGATCGACACGGGCGACACTGAGCAGGCCCTCGCTCGCCTCGTCGAATGGTCTCCGGTCTCCGGCAGTGAGTGGGCGCCGCCCAGTACGACCGTCGGTGAGCGATCGAGCCACCACTTCATCGACGTGGCCTCTGCCAAGCTCGCGGAGAATGACCGGGATGGTGCCTTCGCGGACCTCAAGCGCGCACGGAAGGTTGCGCCCAACCACACGCGCTTCCACCCGTCCGTTCGCGAGACCACTGCCGCGCTGCTCAGGATGGACTCCCACCCCTCCAACGAGCTTTCCACATTCGGTAGTTGGACGGGCATTAGCACAACTTGA